Part of the Mangifera indica cultivar Alphonso chromosome 4, CATAS_Mindica_2.1, whole genome shotgun sequence genome, CTTATCATgacactttttttgttttgtttttattttgctagaatattcttttaaaataattaatatcataatcgTATATGTAGACTCTTGAAGACTTTGAAATACGAATACGAGTTGTTGACGATCTCACCAACATCTACAAATAAGAAAACTAACCCTCTATGAGACATATTTCCATCCAATTGTGCACTAGCCGTTGCAGTAAATCTGCTGCATATAACTAACAGCAATATTTGTTGTTTATTGAAAGTTGCATACAAATTTCCTTCCTTGATATTTGCCTTTGCCTTGATATTTACCTTTCGATAGCCAATCCCTTGGTTCAGCGAAATCAAATCAGTCCCATACGCTGAAAATGCtggtttatttgtttttcattgtCTTGAGCTGAAAAATGTTGATTTAGACATTCTAGATGAAAGTGATCTGAGAATTTttgtatcttttattttcttaatttattacattcttttatttaaagaaaagaaagacaaagtaaattaataaaaaatcatgggttaataaaattagtaaagtattagaattttttatataaaaaatctgaATTGAGGTCTCTGTTACGCtgtaaaatctgaaaaattacTCTTCTAAAATGAATGAATCAGACCTTGCCTACCAAGCAAGACAAGAAGATTACTATGTGAAAGGACCTGTAACAACTTCCTCaaggagaaaataaattataaatttattatatgactTTTGAAACCAAGCATTTACAACTTCTCGAAAGTAGCCGATGGTCAAAGGAAGAATTCAATGTGATAGGTGTTAAACCAAGTATTTTTTCCTAATGCACCTGCGAAGAAACTTCAAAGGCAGGCCAAGAGATAATACAAGTGACAAATTGAATTATAGAGATTAAATTTGGATAGAAGACAGATTTTTGACTGATTTTCTTGAAATCCCTTCTATATAAGTTCGAAATCAGTAACAGAATAAGCAAGCCAAAACCTTCTATTCagtttttgaataattttccaGCCCAGCTACATGGATTCACAGTTACGTCAGCTTCATATATTATTCTTTCCATATTTGGCTCAAGGCCCCACATGATTCCAACGCTAGACATGGCCAGGTTATTTGCCAGACATAGAGTGAAGGCAACCATTGTCACTACACCTTTAAATGCCTCTTTCTTCTCAGAAAAAGTCGAAAGAGAAAGGCAAAAAGGAGTTGACATCAGTATTCGCACCATCGAATTTCCTGCAGTAGAGGCAGGGCTGCCAGAAGTATGTGAAAATACTACTTTGATCAAATCCTTTGAAATGGAAATGAATTTCTTTAAGGCCACAAGCCTTCTTCAACAACCATTTGAAAAGCTGCTTGAAGAATGTCATCCCAATTGTGTTGTGGTAGACTTGCTGTATACATGGGCTCCAGAGGCTGCAGCAAAATTTGGGATTCCAAGGCTGAGTTTCCATGGAACTCGGTTTTTTCCTCTCTGTGTGTACTACAGCTTAAGGGAGCATCAGCCTTACAAAGCCATAAATTCTGACTTTGAACCCTTCACGGTACCAGGTCTTCCAGACCCAATACAGTTGACGAGACTGCAACTTATAAAGGATGAATTGGAAGAAGATACAAAGAATAAGCTGGCAAAACAAGCTATAAAGGAGGAGACTACAAGCTACGGGTTCTGATGAACAGTTTTTATGAGCTGGAACCAGCTTCCTCAGATCACTACAGGAAAGTTATGGGAAGGAAGGCATGGCATATTGGCCCAGTGTCACTTTGCAACAAAGACATCAATAACAAAGCGCAACGAGGAGAAACACCCTCCATTAGTGAAGATGAGTGTTTGAGATGGCTGGACTCAAAAGAACCCAACTCAGTTCTCTATGTTTGCTTTGGAAGCCTGGCAAGATTTGCAGACAATCAGCTTCTTGAGATGGCTATGGGGATTGAAGATTCTGGGAGGAACTTCGTTTGGGTTGTGAGAGAGGTAGCACAAAAGAGTaatgaagaaaagaatgaaTGGTGTGTTGAAGAATTTGAGAAGAGAATGGAGGGAAAAGGTTTAATAATAAGGGGTTGGGCGCCACAGATGGTGATTCTTGATCATGAAGCCATTGGAGGGTTTATGAGTCACTGTGGATGGAACTCGACTCTGGAGAGTGTCTCTGCTGGGGTGCCAATGGTCACATGGCCTCTCTCAGCAGAGCAGTTTTACAATGAAAAGCTGATTACAGATGTTCTGAAAATCGGAGTTGCCGTTGGAACACAGGAATGGTCAAGAGGGTTCGAAGCTAAAAGGACAATTGTGAAGAGTGAGGATATAAAGAAGGCAGTGACTCAAGCAATGGTTGGTAAAGAAGCTGAAGAAATGAGAAACCGAGCCAAGGCACTGAAAGAGATGGCAAAGAGAGGTACTGAAGAAGGAGGATCATCAAACTCTGATCTAAAAGCTTTGTTAGaagaattaaagttaaattgtCCGTAGAATGAGACAAGCACTTTGAAAATTACTCACTAAATTGTGTGATATTTGTGAGTGTGTTAAATAAAGTAGATGCAAAGTCATTTATACATGGCTACATTAATACACAAATTTACCTGAATAAGACTTGAATTGACTTTATAAGTTATACTTCATACTGGAGACTGTTCtcggaaatatatatttcagTTGAAGAATGGATCTTCTTAAGTTCTGTTCATATCCTTTATCTCCAATATGAAGAATagcataaaaaatacaaatcaaagCTGGTTCTTCACAACAAGTCAGAGAAATTTTGGACTGGGTCAGATATGGGTTTATATATCTTCTTGTAAATTATTTAGAAGCCGACATAAGAATGCTAACTTTGACCCTGACTCATTTCAGAGCCACAAAAACTATATAACTATAAACTCATCCAAAGAAAGGTTGGCTATGGTAGTCAGATGATCTATAAAATCCGAAATAGTCAAAGAACAGTATAACACAAATTTAACAGTCGACATCCATTTGAAAATCAGAAGACACAATTCCGACAACATTCTAACACAAACGCAACAACAAAGCAAAGCAGTCACAACACCCAACACAACAAAACAATCACAAATTGGACAGCCAATTATTATCTCTATCATACAACCGGTATATGTCATAGAGATAATAATTGGCTATAAAATTTCGCCCCGCAATTATAAGGAGATCAATTTGGAGGTCGCTGTGTGGTGTGATTGAATGCAGAGCCCCACcaaaaattctttcaattcaGCATAGATGACCAACTAAAAACTAAGTAAATCAATGGCCTTAATTACTAGCATGGGACCTGCttcaaaagaagaagaggaggaggaggagatcTTATAGTTTGCGATGCGTTGATTGCAATGAAAATGAAGGCAATATCATGTGAATGTTTTATGGGGGACAACttcaattttagttattatgaTGGAAGCAGAAACAACTACAACAATAAGAAACAAAGTCGTCAAACAGGGGCGACGATTGGTCACACTTAAATGATCATGCATATGGCGACGGGATGCGCTATCAAGCAGAAGGGACAACAAAGACAAGGGCGACTGGCAGCCAATACCTCTATAGCTATTTCTTCTCTCAACATCGCACGGCACGACAAGGAAAAATCCCCAATTGTCGACGACTAAGACAGGAGAGATAAGAAAGGAAATAAGAGGTGGCAGCGGTGGCGAAGGTGAGAGGTCCCAACATACGAGAGAGGAAAGGAGAGGTGGCTACTGTTGGTTTTCACTGTTGATGGGCCAGGTGGTGTCCAGTACCATAGAGAGGACATTCGGAATGTGAGGGAGACTTTGGAGGTTGTGGGTGGTGGAGGCAACCGATGTGCTTTGATTATTGGTTTTTTTATAACCTTTGGTAAAAAGGGCGTTAGACTAAACCTTGGTGGTAACATGTAATTCACTTATCTAAAATCTTCaattatcaatgaaaataagactgaaagaaaggagaaagactACCAGAGAGTATCATCAATTGCTGAAGGGGGAAaagtttatttgaaaaattgaaaccttagGAGATGAGgggaaatataacttttaaaaatttaattaagataaaaataattagtttttaatatttatagaaaaaaatatacaaatttttatataaataaatatttattacataatttataagtttatacaaaagaatatttttgttattttatttttaagagattaatcttttatagatgagatattaaaattttaaaataatatatattaaaaaatatttatatcatttatttttcaaaaaattaactatttataagtgagtttttaaattttaaaaccaaactttGTGAATGCATCCACCCTAGGTTGGGAATTAggcttttggccaaaaatttaaagaaaaaaaaaaaacttcttctCCACGAACTAGCAAAATCTTCTAAGTTTAGCCACGTCTCATGCACACACTTTTCTAAATTTACCAATCTCTCAACGCCTTCAATAACCTGACGTGACGGATAACATTCTCCTACATCGACGCAATTTCACACCCGTCAACCAACCACAATCCTCCTCCTCTTCAAATTcttcattatatataaacaactcaGACCAAACGCAAAACACCATAAAATATCTCTTCTATGTCTCATTCAACTCATGGTATCTCAATGGCCTGCGCCAAAGAAGTTTGGGTTTTCGCTCTTTTGAGCATGTTGTTTACGTTGTCTTTGGCCATGGACATGTCCATCATCGACTACGATCGCAAGCATGGCCAGCCAATCAACAGGACAGAAACCGAGTTAAGGATGATATACGAGAGGTGGATGATGAAACATCGGAAGAACTACAATGCGTTGGGTGAGAGGGACAGACGTTTTGAGATCTTTAAGGATAATTTAAGGTTTGTTGATGAACATAACGCTGTTGACAAGACGTATAAAGTGGGGTTGAATAAGTTTGCGGATTTAAGTAATGAAGAATTCAAGGCGATGTATTTGGGTGCCAAGAAAGATGGCAGGGGTGAGAGGGAGGCCAAGAGTGAGAGGTACTTGCATAAGGTTGGAGATGAGATGCCTGAGTCTGTGGATTGGAGAGAAAAAGGTGCTGTCGCTCCTGTCAAGGATCAAGGCCCATGTGGTgagtgattttgttcatggatGTGTTTTGTTTGCTGTTTTTGTTTCGGTGTTATATGCTGCAATGGGCATgctttaataaaattgttgggTGAAAATTTAAACTGCAGGCAGTTGCTGGGCCTTTTCGACGGTGGCTGCAGTAGAAGGAATCAACCAGATTGTAACAGGAGATTTAATCTCTTTGTCAGAGCAGGAGCTTGTGGATTGTGACCGATCATACAACCAGGGATGCAATGGAGGTCTCATGGACTACGCCTTTGAATTTATTATCGATAATGGTGGCATTGACACACAACAGGATTACCCTTACAAGGCTACCGAAACAATGTGTGATCCAAACAGAGTAGGTCTCAAATCAACCTTCAATCAAGGTAAAACTTGAAAGCCATTATATAATCCTaactttttttcatctcttctccTTGCAGAAAAATGCTCGTGTTGTTACTATTGATGGATACGAAAATGTTCCTAGAAATGATGAGAAATCCTTGCAGAAGGCTGTGGCACATCAACCTGTTAGCGTTGCCATTGAAGCTGGTGGCAGGGCTTTCCAACTCTACCAATCGGTAAAGCTTCTCAATTAGTCTACACCCATGAGAGGCAAGAGGGTGCTAAAGAAacaatcattaattttttttatttgatgtttGTTTATACAGGGTGTATTCACTGGAAATTGCGGTACACAATTGGATCATGGTGTGGTTGCTGTTGGATATGGCACAGAAAATGATGTGGACTACTGGCTTGTGAGGAATTCATGGGGTTCAAACTGGGGAGAAAATGGTTACATCAAGATGGAGCGCAATGTTAACAGTCCAAGTGGCAAGTGTGGCATAGCAACGGAGGCTTCATATCCCATTAAGAAAGGCCAGAATCCCCCAAATCCAGGCCCCTCTCCTCCATCTCCTGCAACTCCCCCAAGCCGCACTCATGTTTGCGACGACTACTACTCATGCCCGGACGGAAGCACTTGCTGCTGCCTGTATCAATATGGCGACTTCTGCTTTGGCTGGGGATGCTGCCCTTATGAATCCGCAACCTGCTGCAACGACCACCTCAGCTGCTGCCCCGAGGACTACCCAGTGTGTGATATCAATGCTGGAACTTGCCTAATggtaataattat contains:
- the LOC123214865 gene encoding probable cysteine protease RD21B, whose amino-acid sequence is MACAKEVWVFALLSMLFTLSLAMDMSIIDYDRKHGQPINRTETELRMIYERWMMKHRKNYNALGERDRRFEIFKDNLRFVDEHNAVDKTYKVGLNKFADLSNEEFKAMYLGAKKDGRGEREAKSERYLHKVGDEMPESVDWREKGAVAPVKDQGPCGSCWAFSTVAAVEGINQIVTGDLISLSEQELVDCDRSYNQGCNGGLMDYAFEFIIDNGGIDTQQDYPYKATETMCDPNRKNARVVTIDGYENVPRNDEKSLQKAVAHQPVSVAIEAGGRAFQLYQSGVFTGNCGTQLDHGVVAVGYGTENDVDYWLVRNSWGSNWGENGYIKMERNVNSPSGKCGIATEASYPIKKGQNPPNPGPSPPSPATPPSRTHVCDDYYSCPDGSTCCCLYQYGDFCFGWGCCPYESATCCNDHLSCCPEDYPVCDINAGTCLMSANSPLAVKALKQIPATRIRAHPLADKKNNNSH